The Vibrio echinoideorum genome includes a region encoding these proteins:
- a CDS encoding NirD/YgiW/YdeI family stress tolerance protein, translating into MKNVLIATTLVLASGLATANTLPATGGFNGPTASAPVTVAQVLEARDDTQVQVTGNIVHSLGDDEYKFTDGKNTIVIEVEDEAWAGLTIAPNDKITIVGNVEKDSWEEATIEVDRIAIGS; encoded by the coding sequence ATGAAAAACGTACTTATTGCTACTACACTGGTTCTGGCTTCAGGCTTAGCAACAGCAAACACTTTACCAGCAACGGGCGGATTTAATGGCCCGACGGCTAGCGCTCCTGTTACGGTTGCTCAAGTCCTAGAAGCAAGAGATGATACCCAAGTTCAGGTGACGGGTAACATTGTGCACTCTTTGGGAGATGACGAGTACAAGTTTACTGATGGCAAAAACACAATTGTGATCGAAGTAGAGGATGAAGCTTGGGCTGGTTTGACGATTGCTCCAAATGACAAGATAACGATTGTTGGCAACGTTGAAAAAGATAGTTGGGAAGAGGCAACAATTGAAGTTGATAGAATTGCGATTGGTAGCTAA